One Glycine max cultivar Williams 82 chromosome 8, Glycine_max_v4.0, whole genome shotgun sequence genomic window, ATTGTCGTTCAGTTGAGTTCAATGATGTCAAACTATGCGTAGACGAAGTGTTAAAATTCATGATATCCTGGACAATGTCTTGAGCTACTGTTGTAATGCGTGCTACGAACCAATTGAACAGCAACATTTGACAAATTACAAAGGATTTTCTTTGGCAGTTGCATATTTCATCATGAATGAGGGTTATTGCAAAATGTTTTACTGATGACAATATTGTCGGTTTTATTGACATTAGTCTTGAGGGTAGATGATAACAAAATCAtaagattattaattattaataacttGCCACCCTGATTGTTGTTTATAGTTGCAGCTAACATAATCTTGATGTGGGTATGTTGAAGGATTATGATTTGAATTTGCAGTTCTTCCGAAAGTCttagattttttcttttctttttggggACAACATCGATAaatcattttcagattttatGAATCTGCGACCATGGTTGTTACTGTTGAAAGCCTTGTGGAAATCCCTAACACACATGTTCCACAGAAAGTGATCAATGTGACCAAGTGACTTGGACCCAACTAAACAAAATGAGACCAGGTGACAGGGATCCAACTTAACAAAATAGACCAAGTAATCAAATGTATGTGGCTTTGCATTGAAATGCAGAGATCATTTTTGAAAACTATAACAACCAGAGTGAATTAGAAAAAGTGCTACAGCCggcttttttttaaataaaagcagTTTTATACCTTTTAatgtgtttgtttaaacttttttcttcttattttaagAAGTAAATTTTGAGCCTGTTTGTTTaagcttatatttttttaaaatgttttttaataaagaaaacactttttttttatttgtttgtctaaattattttctctaagaagcaaattctatttttttaaaagtgatttattaaaaaaatgttttttttatagtttaaacaaactaatttcttgtttgcttcttaaaaaaatatttttaaaagaatattttttataatttaaagaaaCTGTCCCCTAACTAATTAAGTTGAAAATTTTCATCCAAAATAATTTTCGTGtaacatgaaaatttttgttccaTAATAATCATTGTGtatgaagaaaaaatttgtttcaaaataattatattttaatttttcaatacattaattattttttgtcactTATACtccttaaaatattaatgatatgggcaacaaaaaataaaaatgaattaatgatgtttatgttaattttgtaaaaatgactatttttttaaccatttattaatttttgttgcttTATGTATTATTACGACAATTATAATGAAATGGAAGAAGTAATAGTTAATTATAccattttttatagaaaattaaggatcaattttctcaaatttaaaagaatgtaattttaaaataagagattttttaaaaaaatttaaaaaaaatagaatttacttcttaaaaaaaacaagcaactattttttttaaacagaaataGTTTAGATAAAcgcatcaaaaaaaaaaaaaacaacagaaaattacttattttattaaaacaattttcttaacaaataaatttaaacaaaatgaaTCCTATACATGAATAAACAGTTGTTTATTTgacaatataattaaattagtttttatcatTAAGTGTGCCAATCATCAGTTCAAGTTTAACCAATAGTTCTTATCTGGAAAAGTAATGGGGTCCAATTTGGTTTTCAGGAAAATAGGGCAGCAAGCAACTGTATGTGACTTTTTGGCCTTTCCAACTGTATGTAAAGTTGGTGGTTGGTGTCACATATctaattatctttttctttctttctgcttAAACACCcctaatatatatattcagcaaaatttcaatattgaagtaaaaaagaatgatGCACTAATTAGCAATGGGGACGTCTGTCAGGGGAGGGTATGGTTGTATGCAATGAGTACTCTTTTGACATTATGAACCGGAAATGAAAATGGAAATGCCCCACCCACCCTTTATCGTATCTTGTTCATAACATTAGTGCTAAGATTTTAACAAGTGGTTTGGTTGCTCAGAAGGCACAATTgccattatttttgtttcaaatttaaatcattCATAGTGAAAATAGCaatgaacaataataattaagtagCCAGCCAATATGGAGAAATGAATCAATTAAGTGCAACATTGGTTCTTTCTTCTACTGGCTCAATCAATTAAGTTCCTTGATGTGAACAAAGAATACAGAATTACCTTGAGTGCAAAAGAGATGCCGCAGAGGGGAACAAAAATAACATGGTTAAAATCAACCTAGTGATCTGATAGTGGTCATCATTCCCCTTAGTCCACGGTTTCTGTCGACACAAATAGTGGGTTTCGAATATGCAATGCAGTGAAACGAGGTTGCTcccataattaaattaaatagataaagtGATCGCCAACTTATTATTTAGTTTTCATTGAAAAGTTAAAACATTAGTACAGTACTGAGTGTCGCCATAGCCAATGATCCATAGCTGCCGGCATGACGCGTCTTTATATCGATCACTCAGATACCCATTTTACatatttctagaaaaaaaaatgatagaatatagaattttgaaatttttatcatACAAGATCCAGTTGGTGAgaaataaattcttattttaaaagaatataaattcgATTTTCGTGATTCGATATGAGAAATAATCTAGgtattttttaagtttgtcCTACAAATCATTTGGCTTTAAGTGCTTATTTGCTTTTAACTTGGGTTAAGAAAGacattttcatttaattctGAAACATGGATGCTTCCAACTTCTTACAAcggtttttttttatgcatttgcTTTTCGCAGCTTTCTTTTAATTAGGTATATATTTAGTTTaggaaggaaaataaaagtgaaaagaaaggaaaagaaataaaaattgagatgaataattttgaacatgtattatttgtgtaattttttatttttgttgtattttttggaTAAAGAATTCAACTTTGATAATGGTATTTTTCTTCCATTCCCATTGTTATTGTGGAAGAGTTGGATCAAGTGCTAAATTCATATTATTTCTCTTTAAAGCGTTAGGTACATATTTATTAGGAGCCATACTTCATCACATATTTTGATGAgacatatgttaaaaaaaaaaagatatagctagttgtgaatttgtgataagataataacagtttttttttttaagttgtaaaataaaataacgtgTGTAAAAAAGGTGCGTAacgttattattttcttttaaatcatcATCACCACCACAAAAGCTATGATGTCGGTTAGTTTACGACTTCTGGTGAGTTTGTGACAACATCCCTACCAAGATAAGCCAATGTGATTCCGATAGTACTTTCtaccttaatttatttatcgcagcatatgataattaataatgataaaaaaatcaccttGATTTCCCTTAAGTACGATTTAGGTTAGAACCTTAAGAATAGAGTAAACATGGTTAAGAATGGAAcatcattcaaatttttaatgaaaattaatcatcaatcaaattgataaatatttcatataaataatataataacaaataataataataaaacatccctaaaaatttcacaaaataatttaatttattataatttttacattattaatagaatttataatttttaaaacaactatCACAAAAGGTAATTGTCTTCCCATACATAAAGTTCACAATTAATAGAATAAAAGTTATCTAcacatattctaattaaattcttcatcaaaatatataataaatcctattttaatgaagttttaaaaagttgatatttttcaattaaacgTTTActaaggatttttttatttattttatatttcttagaCAAAACCTGGAGACGTGGCCATGAAAAAAAATCTGAGTCCTCGATTCATGGTTTGTGATTTTGGAAGAAGGTCCCAAAGAAAGTGGagaatttcatttttcaattgtcaTTGTTGTTGGATTCGACCTTCATATCTTATCAAAATAACTGGACCAATACTTACGTGACTAACTTGTCTTCATGCAATCCATTTCTTTGAggaaaaaagaacaaagaagTATTATTAATAGAGAACCATATGCGAGTGGTTGTGGTTGTTGTGGTCAAATTTATCCTCAGAAATCATTATAACCATTCAAGAAAATCATGCTTCCTCGGtctctaattaatttataacttcTTTTTTCTACTTTATTTGTTCTATGCTTGAAACATACAGTAGAAATTATGCTGAGGTAGTACATGCAACGCAACATCAAAGAGCCCTGCAGAATAAGGTTctgcttttttattattattttttctttctaccaTATTTATGACCATGATGGTGAGTATATTATGGTTGGCTCTTGTTTATTTGACTCAAGAACAAGCATTGAATCTAGGTTTTTTTTAGAGGTACACAAAATTTGGATTAATTTCCATACACCAATTAGAAATCtccctaaaatatattttttaaaataattattataaaaattaataatcttatcatacataataatttaacattattcatcatattattaaaagaaataaacttgaatcaaatatgcaaaaaattattaataaagataatttatcttttttgtatacatattttttatttctaaattacttatatatatatatatatatatcatttttttttcatgaatcttAGCTAGCTCCAATTTTCTTACAAAACTTTCGTGATTGGGGTCAGCCACAcactttacatatttttaacattCACATTTCAAAATTAACTATTGTCACTATGCTCAAtcgttttctttttactttttattttaaaaaataaagatatagaCAAGAAATTCCTCTCTTTTAACTTATAAAGTTACCTTTGTTCTTATTCTTGCATGCGAACACACGCCTgagtcaaattaattatcaccAACACATGTTTAACACTACATGTACGGATTTCTAATTGGAAGATGAAGTGACTAATTAGTTTAACATGGTTGTGATACCGTGCACAAATTCAACAAACGTtaccatttctttctttctttctttcttcttttttggtgATTAACATCTCTTATCGCTAAGAAAAGTGTCAAAATGAATTTTCTGATCTTATTAATTAACCCattcactaatgcaccaagtcACCAATTACCATTAATTGGCATACTAGCCTCTGACAACAACATGCATACCCAACAGTAGCTTAGCTCCTGCGGTCCAgtgttcaaattttttttacttttaagtcaAAATTTCTGTGTATACAAACCCGATacgttaacatttttttccctataattttatttttttaattttagtttttataaattttagtttttttaatttttatccttttaagttttttttttgtttttttatccatGCAAAAGTTTATGATTTAtcaattttagttcttttaattcttttaagattctaatttttttcatttataataaatttgtgtttacagaattaaaataaaaaaaaacataaacttaaatagattaaaataaaataaatatatttataaagacaaaaaaaagtattaatttataagaataaaaatatattcaagtctgaaaacaacaaaaagagaaattaccttctttttttacttttgaactATCATGCCAAGATACAAACCACATAAATTCTTGCAATGCACGTGGATGTCATGATTCTTTACCTTTCAATAATTTGTAGCTGGTCACAAACTTTGTACGTGTTTTTCCTATTATTGGAACCTGTCAACCAAATATTTAACATCAGAAAATGATGTTCCAATATTGTGCCATTATACAAGGGGGGGTAAGCTAGGAAGCAAGAAGGAAAGAGGGAGGAATGAGCACGGGGTTCGTGGATCTGCACCACAGCAGTCCTGATAATTATACCCCACgtttttttacttcaaattgGCTTTATCTCATATAACCTGAGAATTTGAGGTTAAAACTTACTCAAGTCTTCTGCTAATTAAACTaatattctaataattaatatttattgataaaaaaattaactcaatcTTATAAATTCAAGTTATTTAGAAAAAGATGATTATCCTATGATATTTCACTTAGTCTTTGAGATTAGATAATATTTTCTGAAACATTTGACAATCAAATATATCACAGTTAAGGTGAGTTAAAATTGACCAAAATTAAGGCGGTTTTCTAACGTATAAATACATAACAAACTAAGGGCTATAccattagaattagaattattCGCTATCAAGACCTCATTTTCTTGGGTCACCATTCCTCATTAGTGCTACACTGCCAACTCTCCTACATACATACATCCACAATAATATCATCATCATAAAAGCTCTTAGCTTGCTCCTTATATATACCTTGAGCTTGCATTGCCCTTTCTGTCTATTCCCCTTTAACAAGCATTTTTCTTAGAATCTACTCTAACCTCTTTCTCTATATGCCAACCTCCTTATAAGTCTTTCTGAAAATCCACCAACCAATAATTTTGTGTTAATTGTAGAAGAAGTAGAAATGGAGGGGATGAACTTCAGTTCATACAATCCTCAACTAGCCTCTAGCTTGAAGAAGAGTTACAGCAAGCAAGAGCATGATCATTCAGTAGAGCGTAATCATCTCAATGAAGAAGATCATATGTCTCCCTCTTTCAATCTGCGGAATATTTCAAAGCTCATTCTCCCCCCACTTGGTGTTTCAAGCCAGAATCCAGTTAACTCAAAAGGATGGATCATATCACCAATGGATTCCAGATACAGGTACAATAATTACCTTaccactaattaattaagacccCGATTTGGAAAAAGCAAACGTGTGTGTTTCTCTAGGTGAATTAATATGATATCAGCTtgttagactttttttttaaaaaaaaaaattaattttaaagttctTTAGTTACTTAACATTTTTGGCTTTTAACTTGATAATTCTTTAGTGTACCTCCTTTGaagcaaatatatattttgattttgaccaTAATGAAGAATTGGTGTTCAAAAACTATTAAggagtttaaaattttaattttggttggatatatatatatgtgcagGTGTTGGGAGAGTTTTATGGTTCTTCTGGTAGCTTATTCTGCATGGGTGTATCCCTTTGAAGTTGCTTTCATGCACAAGTCTTCCAATAAGGAAATCTATATTGTGGACACTGTTGTTGATCTTTTCTTCGGTATTGATATTGTTTTGACATTCTTCGTGGCTTACATTGATCGAACCACTCATCTACTAGTTCGAGACAAGAAGAAGATTGTAGTAAGGTTAGTTAATCACTCATTTTTGTCCCATTCTATAGAATTAATAATCTGTTGCAGAAACCAAACTTGGCAACTACTAATAActgctaattaattatttatttgggtCATATTTATAGTGGTGGTTCCCTCTTTCTAGATCAggacaaacaaaaaaaactaattaatttatttatacgtACAAGTCTTCAGctatcttgaaattaatctccACCATGCAAACGCCTAAAATAATGGATAACTTTTGCCGTGAATGTATGTTTATAGAATAATGGATAACTTTTGCCGTGAATGTATGCAAACCACCAAAACAATTTTACTGTTTTATGATTCTAAAGAATTTGAATGTAAGAATATAAAGTAAAAGTGTTATTATTCTAATATAATTAAGGTTCATTCACCGTACACTATTTAATACTATTGTCTTAACAGAAAGAACTAGATttggtataaaatattattctccCTCCGAAAGCATGAATGAGGGATTAATTCTTTCCAAAATCCAATTCCTCTTTTGGGAGAGGGTAAACGCGGGGACTAATTTCCATCGAATTTTGATAACTTTGATTTGTGTTAGACCAACTTTTCAGCGGTCAGTTTTGaataatcaatcaaattcaacCCGATAATTATAGAGGCCTTTGtcctaataatatttaatgattattGTTTTCTAGAACTAAATTAGATAACGGACATCTGGTTCAATTTTATCACCAAAATATTGGTCAGGGTCCAAGTCCCATAAAATAAATCAGTAGATACTAGAAAGTCAAAAACGGGCCAGCCCAATATAAATATAGGGTCCAGTATTTATAGCAATCAGAATTGGTGACTGGTTGCTTTTTGCATCACTTTTTGTTGCTATTCAGTCTTCTAAATTAATTTTcggtcaatttttattttttttctttattagaaGTGCTTTGAAAGAAACTTACCCAAACAAGTTCTTAATCTTGGCATGTTGTCACGTAGGCCATTCTTAGTTTCATACtataaacattttctttttaaatatgaaagttgaaaaatggTACGAAATCTTGGAGTGCCTAACTTACCGACTCTTATGTGTTATTTTATTGGAGAATGATACCTATTTTCACTCTCCTTTGAATCATGCATATCCATGTTGATTGATTTGAAATTACTGCGTTTTCATAAAAATTTCTTCGTGTCATATTGGGATTTAATAATTCATATTGAACACATTTCTTGAGTAATTTGAGTAGTATCTTTTTCCCATAATCAAAGAGAAGCTAAGAGTTAGAAGAGTAAATAATCACCTGAAACAAAGGAAATAGAAACAGGGTATACCTAGCACTCCTCTTATAAGCAAGTGCCATCTAATttgcattttaataaatttagatTATGTAACTAAGTGGTCTTGTTTTGCAAAGTTTGTCCTAATTATATACATATGCAGTAAAGTAAAACTAATGATGATAGTGTTAGTAATGAGGTAGATACCTGTCTACATGGTTCGTGATGGATTTGGCATCAACTATACCATATGAGGCAATTGGATATTTGTTCACTGGCAGACAGAAAGTGGGCCTCCCATACTTCCTCTTGGGCCTGCTCAGATTTTGGAGAATCAGACGGGTCAAGCAATACTTCACAAGGTTTTCCATCTTACTTTTTCTAATAATAATCAATCcactttatcattattattaccaTGTTAAAATTTATGTAGCTGCATTCATTTGTCAGGCTTGAGAAAGACATCAGGTTCAGCTATTTCTGGGTCCGATGTGCTAGGCTTCTTTCTGTATGTCATATTTCATTTCACTCCTATGTCAAAAATTATATCCACTATATGTTTTAGTCAATAAACATCTGCCACATTGTTTCATTAAAACTACTCATTTTTCAGGATTTTGCCATTGTTTACAAAATACTATTTGCTGCGCAAAGGACTTTATTTATAGgcttaaacatgtttttttttaatatttataatatatctttttttcagtttaattcctgaatttatttatatttatttattttactatatgacattttcaaatatttattttgtatacctTTTATTAATCTtgattaattaaatgataatgtaaCAAACTAACACACTATCATGTTATTgattaagtgatgatgtgatAGACTAACAATGTCACGTTATCACTGATTTAGACTAATgggtataaaaataaaagtttgaaaatattaaataataaaataaaataaaacattcagCTTTTGACCAGATAAATGACAGATTATTGtttgaaatagaaaatattgaaacatcAATATGAAAACGGGTGCAGGTAACACTTTTTTCAGTTCATTGTGCTGGGTGTCTGTATTACATGCTAGCTGATCGTTACCCCCACCAAGGAAAGACATGGATTGGAGCTGTGAATCCAAACTTCCGAGAGACAAGCCTTCGGATCAGATACATTTCAGCCATGTACTGGTCCATCACTACCATGACCACTGTAGGTTATGGTGACCTCCACGCTGTCAACACCATAGAAATGATCTTCATTATTTTCTACATGCTCTTTAACCTTGGCCTAACTGCTTACTTGATTGGTAACATGACAAATCTTGTTGTTGAAGGAACTCGCCGTACCATGGAGtttgtaagtattttttttcacatttatgtCACTTTTCTTTGGTTCACCCAGGAGATATAAATAAACTTCAGGTCATGTACATGtactatataaaataatttatataggtTATGATTTCCTAGTGTCGGAGATTATATTTATGTCATCATATTTCTTATTCATAACTTTGTTAAACGGTGATCTGGGAATTAGTTACTTCTGTTAAAAGTTAGTTTTAGATTCTATTAGTTAATATTTGTCAGTTGGCTGTTTTGGTCTTCCCTTAAGTTAGAAATGCTGGTGTATATGTGAATCTTTCTTAATAGTGATATTGGATAGTCTTCTCTGCCAaaattctctatctctttctctttacaCCATGTTTTCTACTTTCTTTAGTTCAGATTCTTGACAAATTGGAAGGAATCTCTGTAGGTTTCGTGGAACCCTGCAGGAATTATATGCAATTGTGACTAATGTCTCATGTAGTTTCATGGTATTATCTGTGCAGAGAAATAGCATTGAAGCAGCATCAAATTTTGTGTGCCGAAATCGGTTGCCTCCAAGGTTAAAAGAGCAGATCTTGGCTTACATGTGCTTAAGATTTAAGGCAGAGAGCTTGAACCAGCATCAGCTTATTGAACAGCTTCCGAAGTCGATTTGCAAAAGCATCTGCCAGCATTTGTTTTTTGCAACTGTAGAGAAAGTCTATCTTTTCAAAGGCGTctcaaaagaaattattttgtcCCTGGTATGAAAAACTAAACTTTATTCTAACAATTATATGAACTTAAAATTAACAGTTaacatttgccgataaaaaaaataaaattgtatggACGGACTTAAATCAACCATTGGGCAATTAAATTGATGGGATAAATTGTTAATGTGCAGGTTGCAAAAATGAAGGCAGAATACATACCACCCAGAGAGGATGTTATCATGCAAAATGAAGCACCAGATGATGTTTACATAATAGTCTCTGGCGAAGTGGAGATCCTCGATACTGAAACggagaaagaaagaattttAGGGACTCTACATACTGGGGAAATGTTTGGAGAGTTTGGTGCACTTTGTTGTAGACCTCAGAGCCTTACCTACAGAACCAAGACTCTCACACAGCTCCTGAGACTCAAGACCAATACTCTTCTAGAAGCAATGCAGATTAAAAGAGAAGATAACATACAAATACTCAAAAATTTTCTTCAGGTGGGGGTACTTGCTATCTTGGCTATAGGTCTTAATGCTTCTTATGGTTGGTTTCAATTCTGAAACATCATAGCTGTGATGCAAAATGCAGCATTTCAAGCAGGTTAAGGATCTGAGTATcaaagatttgatggtggagaaCGTAGAAGAAGAGGACCCTAACATGGCTGTGAACTTGCTAACTGTGGCAAGCACTGGCAATGCTGCTTTTCTTGAGGAGCTTCTAAGAGCAGGTTTGGATCCTGACATTGGAGACTCCAAAGGGAAAACTCCATTGGTATGTTCATATCTCTGGTTCAAAGAGcatgtttatatttctttaaatcaaattaaaaaattgtatattctAAAATTGATCTTGAATCTCTGGTCCAGATctcatagatatatatataaagcaacCGACCTCTTTACcaaataatttaaccttttacATGATTAGTTCCTTCCTTTACTATAGTTTCTATCACAACAACTGTAAAAGTAGATTTATTTGTCAAAACAAATTGTTACCTGTTGTGCAGCACATAGCAGCATCAAATGGGCATGAAGGGTGTGTTAAAGTCTTACTCAAGCATGCATGCAACATGCATATAAAAGGTATAACATACCTATTCCCTTTCTTAAACTTAAATTTCCCTCTGAATTTTTCTTGATTATATATAGTTCACTTTCATGAAATGATTTATATTCTAATTATTGCCAGACATGAATGGTAACACTGCACTATGGGATGCTATAGCATCAAAACATTACTCAATATTCCGGATCCTCTTCCAGCTTTCTGCTCTCTCTGATCCAAACATAGCAGGCGATCTCATGTGTACAGCAGCAAAAAGAAATGAACTAACAGTGATGACCGATCTTCTAAGGCAAGGACTAAACGTTGACTCCAAAGATCACCGTGATACAACTGCAATCCAAATTGCCATGGCCGAAAATCATGTTGACATGGTTCAGTTGCTTGTCATGAATGGTGCTGATGTCTCTGATGTGCATAACCATGAATTTTGTTCATCCACCTTAAATGAAATGCTGCAGAAGCGTGAAATTGGGCATCTAATTAATGTAACTGAGGTCATGCTCAGTGAAGTTGTATTAAAAGGGAGACATCAAGAGCAGGAGCACAATGGAGGAAGATCTAATAGTGGACTAAAGTTTCCAAGGGTAAGCATATATAGAGGTCACCCTGTagttagaagagaaaaatgttcCATGGAAGCTGGGAAGCTAATAAGGTTGCCTGATTCAATAGAGGAACTAAAAACTATTGCAGGTAACATTTCAAGTTCCCATCAATTCATTACTGAAATTATGAAAAAACTAAGTATGAGGTGAAGCCTCACATcagatagaaataaaaaacttgAACACCATATACCATATAAGTGAGAAAAAATTCATAAACTTGAGTTTAAGATTTTGTGTTAGACCCATAAACTTGAGTCTATATAAATCCATCAAAAAAGTAtagatttttgttatattattgtGTACATtgtttgagaaagaaaatttgCAGGTCTTAGTACactaaaatgtttttgtttgtatatTGTATCTTCTTCAACAGGTGAAAAATTTGGGTTTGATGCAAAAGATGCAATGGTGACAAATGAAGAAGGAGCTGAAATAGACTCCGTTGATGTGATCAGAGATaatgacaaactttttttttgttggataaGCTGAGATGCGAAAATGTCaagtgtaaatatatatataatctcgcACAACAGATTTACTTAGATGTTTCTTTTGTGTTAGTAATTTTGTCTTCTTCCTGTAGCCATAAAGAAGTGGTTTGGTTggaaa contains:
- the LOC100798422 gene encoding potassium channel AKT2/3 isoform X1; the encoded protein is MEGMNFSSYNPQLASSLKKSYSKQEHDHSVERNHLNEEDHMSPSFNLRNISKLILPPLGVSSQNPVNSKGWIISPMDSRYRCWESFMVLLVAYSAWVYPFEVAFMHKSSNKEIYIVDTVVDLFFGIDIVLTFFVAYIDRTTHLLVRDKKKIVVRYLSTWFVMDLASTIPYEAIGYLFTGRQKVGLPYFLLGLLRFWRIRRVKQYFTRLEKDIRFSYFWVRCARLLSVTLFSVHCAGCLYYMLADRYPHQGKTWIGAVNPNFRETSLRIRYISAMYWSITTMTTVGYGDLHAVNTIEMIFIIFYMLFNLGLTAYLIGNMTNLVVEGTRRTMEFRNSIEAASNFVCRNRLPPRLKEQILAYMCLRFKAESLNQHQLIEQLPKSICKSICQHLFFATVEKVYLFKGVSKEIILSLVAKMKAEYIPPREDVIMQNEAPDDVYIIVSGEVEILDTETEKERILGTLHTGEMFGEFGALCCRPQSLTYRTKTLTQLLRLKTNTLLEAMQIKREDNIQILKNFLQHFKQVKDLSIKDLMVENVEEEDPNMAVNLLTVASTGNAAFLEELLRAGLDPDIGDSKGKTPLHIAASNGHEGCVKVLLKHACNMHIKDMNGNTALWDAIASKHYSIFRILFQLSALSDPNIAGDLMCTAAKRNELTVMTDLLRQGLNVDSKDHRDTTAIQIAMAENHVDMVQLLVMNGADVSDVHNHEFCSSTLNEMLQKREIGHLINVTEVMLSEVVLKGRHQEQEHNGGRSNSGLKFPRVSIYRGHPVVRREKCSMEAGKLIRLPDSIEELKTIAGEKFGFDAKDAMVTNEEGAEIDSVDVIRDNDKLFFCWIS
- the LOC100798422 gene encoding potassium channel AKT2/3 isoform X2: MDLASTIPYEAIGYLFTGRQKVGLPYFLLGLLRFWRIRRVKQYFTRLEKDIRFSYFWVRCARLLSVTLFSVHCAGCLYYMLADRYPHQGKTWIGAVNPNFRETSLRIRYISAMYWSITTMTTVGYGDLHAVNTIEMIFIIFYMLFNLGLTAYLIGNMTNLVVEGTRRTMEFRNSIEAASNFVCRNRLPPRLKEQILAYMCLRFKAESLNQHQLIEQLPKSICKSICQHLFFATVEKVYLFKGVSKEIILSLVAKMKAEYIPPREDVIMQNEAPDDVYIIVSGEVEILDTETEKERILGTLHTGEMFGEFGALCCRPQSLTYRTKTLTQLLRLKTNTLLEAMQIKREDNIQILKNFLQHFKQVKDLSIKDLMVENVEEEDPNMAVNLLTVASTGNAAFLEELLRAGLDPDIGDSKGKTPLHIAASNGHEGCVKVLLKHACNMHIKDMNGNTALWDAIASKHYSIFRILFQLSALSDPNIAGDLMCTAAKRNELTVMTDLLRQGLNVDSKDHRDTTAIQIAMAENHVDMVQLLVMNGADVSDVHNHEFCSSTLNEMLQKREIGHLINVTEVMLSEVVLKGRHQEQEHNGGRSNSGLKFPRVSIYRGHPVVRREKCSMEAGKLIRLPDSIEELKTIAGEKFGFDAKDAMVTNEEGAEIDSVDVIRDNDKLFFCWIS